A genomic segment from Sparus aurata chromosome 20, fSpaAur1.1, whole genome shotgun sequence encodes:
- the LOC115571310 gene encoding alpha-tectorin-like translates to MGSQNVLFVLLLGMMNVLTSQVVNPLYPISGTASSRSDDGSSPRITLHRPFFYFGQTYNQIYVNHNGHLTFQSPWSATTPQRFPLNATKDIIAPFWMDLDNREIGQVYYNQYTSGSVLQQATRDINDYFPSMNFNANWVFVATWYEVAYYPNSGTRTTVQAVLISGGQFSFVLMNYGIIASTSREVQAGYDTINSIHHFIIPGSFSSSATGSNSIFRRSSNVNLPGRWAFRTDEGSRGCPFNGQHVQLGDSFWSTSTCAQKCTCTSAGLQCQNQPCSFSQICQPSAFQFSCQTVQRGTCTISGDPHYYTFDDTVFHFQGTCTYVLSEQCGLGLPYYRVEGKNEHRGSTHVSWTRLVKVYVYNETIELVKGHRAKAKVNGHFAATPFYLNNGTVQVYESGFSVIVSTVFGLEVSYDTNHYVRISVPHTYQNATCGLCGNFNGIRQDDFRTRQGEVVSSDVDFANSWQATGDDEPGCEAPCGGLACAACTDDQTALYSNTDHCGILQNSSGPFAACHQQLPPQSFVESCVFDLCVGEGYQPILCQALNVYASQCQQNGVQLPSWRRQGFCEIPCPANSHFEPQGAGCPATCVNPNSTQNCPLPAQESCICNSGFILSAGVCVPHSECGCSFEGRYYRSGETVILDEDCGRRCSCSHGSMTCHSHGCGPLESCKVEEGERSCRPNSYASCWIRGPGSYHTFDGLTYQYPGACRLTLAKVMGLSGHPHFVVTAEKEPRGQQGFARLLKFEAEGTHVSIEMSSSSRIQVDGRRIRLPFSSASNQIQVYHSSVHSIILRTSFGVTVQTVWPHFVRVTAPGIYNGSLGGLCGNYNGHPHDDFRTPNGILVNSSQVFGDSWRDGSLAAHCVESVNNNSTTNYNSSEYCGILGSPHGPFVPCWATVDPQQHVDTCLEIIRTSRDPASALCEVLRDYALMCQQNGVSLGQWRNATDCEQTCPVNSHYQLCGTTCPSACPSLSFPFTCDTVCQEGCQCNDGFVLNGNQCVPPTACGCYHQGRYLQGGEQFLDGEECQSLCNCDGTTGVVHCIPNSCGPEESCRVVEGEYGCHPNRHGTCSASGDPHYLTFDGKAYDFQGTCHYVLATLCNDTHGLNQFSVEAKNEPWNGLPVSVTAEVYVNVWGYQVQISRERRHMVQVNGETRNVPVLLNGGRVSIYKSGSRTFVSADFGLTVTYDGSSTVFISVPSNYSGQTCGLCGNFNGNQNDDFQTPSGMTVSTPDEFGTSWKVAGNYTCSDGCGSSCPQCSNELLARAQCEVIQAADGPFSFCYEQVDPAPYFNDCVFDVCVSGNEGQDLLCRAIQAYVSACQSANVRIYPWRQNTTCRLDCPANSHYELCGTDCGHTCASSIDATCEQVCSEGCFCDEGFVRSGTSCVPVERCGCQYDGYYYNAGESFWTEGCSQRCECHAPNDLRCSAASCTPEQECTIRNGQLGCFDAMSTCTVWGDPHYITFDGAVAHFQGTCSYIITESVSQGTNETQFQVIATNNHRGNNRVSFVSAVDIYLSDPPESAYIRLGPNKRVQVNGNEVSLPTTAGSLAHVERQDGYIVVKATDLIVQFDSQSTLVVRLDRNHQNRVTGMCGNFNNNPADDKVLPNGTSAQNDNDFGHSWKAPTSQPGCGSTDDDSGDGLNDCHFMSEYSELCSVITNTSGPFSDCHLHSDPQPFFTSCIYDLCLYTPANGMLCSAVSAYERTCSVLGLNIPEWRSALQCAESDPCEDLDCTEYEWCGEKDDVYGCFCDEHHHRPNNESYDSSITCVSSSGTMSVSRCQLFEAGFHLGALHLREDSCSGTLQDGRLIFHFNNDDQLCGTVLRSNGTHFSYENTILGDVDTHDGLISREKSIRLHFSCVYPLTQALSMDVGINPIESIVNKKLPSGLGQYHLRMIPYEDAGFHFPLTSNSSIEMEIDQRLYIEVQTEGVDEQQIATILDSCWATPLNDANYPVRWDLITTECPNPADGTVELIQNGIATVAQFSFRMFTFTNFSSIYLHCQVHLCLLRNNSCSAHCYPGYHTRVARDISLHDTAAISLGPLIPKSDKWMRTSDASSYLSSVVTLAVGLLTAKILT, encoded by the exons ATGGGAAGTCAAAACGTGTTGTTTGTGCTGCTTTTGGGGATGATGA ATGTGCTGACTTCTCAGGTTGTGA ATCCCCTCTACCCAATATCTGGAACTGCAAGCTCTCGATCAGATGATGGCAGTTCTCCACGGATTACCTTGCATCGaccttttttctattttggaCAAACATATAATCAGATTTAT GTCAACCACAATGGACACTTGACATTTCAAAGTCCATGGAGCGCAACTACACCTCAAAGGTTCCCACTGAATGCAACCAAGGACATCATTGCTCCATTCTGGATGGATCTGGACAACAGAGAAATTGGTCAGGTCTACTACAATCAATACACCAGTGGCAGTGTCCTCCAACAAGCTACACGGGACATTAATGACTACTTTCCAAGCATGAACTTCAACGCAAACTGGGTGTTTGTTGCAACATGGTATGAGGTGGCTTACTACCCGAATTCAGGCACA CGCACAACTGTCCAAGCTGTGTTGATCTCTGGAGGCCAGTTCTCATTTGTGCTGATGAACTATGGGATAATAGCTTCAACTTCTCGGGAAGTGCAG GCTGGCTACGACACAATAAACTCCATTCACCATTTCATAATCCCTGGATCGTTCTCCAGCTCTGCTACGGGCAGTAACTCAATTTTCCGGCGAAGCAGCAATGTCAATTTACCAGGTCGCTGGGCCTTCAGGACAGACGAGGGATCAAGAGGCTGCCCTTTCAATG GTCAACATGTGCAGCTGGGTGATTCATTCTGGAGCACCAGCACCTGTGCACAAAAGTGCACCTGCACCTCAGCGGGCCTGCAGTGTCAAAACCAACCCTGCTCATTTTCCCAAATCTGCCAGCCAAGTGCCTTTCAGTTCTCCTGTCAGACAGTGCAGAGAGGAACCTGCACCATAAGTGGTGATCCACATTACTATACCTTTGATGACACAGTGTTTCACTTCCAGGGCACCTGCACTTACGTTCTCTCTGAGCAATGTGGTTTAGGACTGCCGTACTATAGAGTAGAGGGCAAGAACGAGCACCGGGGCAGTACTCATGTTTCCTGGACACGACTGGTCAAAGTGTATGTCTATAATGAAACCATTGAGCTTGTCAAGGGACATCGTGCTAAAGCTAAG GTAAATGGACACTTTGCAGCCACACCGTTTTATCTCAACAACGGCACCGTCCAGGTTTATGAGTCAGGTTTTTCTGTGATCGTCAGCACTGTCTTTGGCTTGGAGGTATCCTACGACACAAATCACTATGTCAGGATCAGTGTGCCCCATACCTATCAGAATGCAACATGTGGCCTCTGTGGAAACTTCAATGGTATTCGTCAGGATGACTTCCGAACCCGTCAGGGCGAGGTTGTGAGTTCTGATGTCGATTTTGCCAACAGCTGGCAAGCGACAGGGGATGATGAGCCTGGTTGTGAAGCGCCATGTGGAGGTCTGGCCTGTGCTGCCTGCACTGATGATCAGACAGCTTTATACAGCAATACTGACCATTGTGGTATCctccagaacagttctggacCTTTTGCTGCTTGCCATCAGCAACTTCCGCCACAGTCTTTTGTGGAGAGCTGTGTGTTTGATCTGTGTGTAGGAGAAGGGTACCAGCCCATCCTGTGTCAAGCCCTAAATGTGTATGCAAGTCAGTGTCAACAGAATGGTGTACAGCTACCAAGCTGGAGGAGACAAGGCTTCTGTG AAATCCCCTGTCCAGCCAACAGCCATTTTGAGCCCCAGGGCGCAGGATGTCCAGCTACCTGTGTTAACCCCAATTCTACCCAGAACTGCCCTCTCCCGGCCCAGGAGAGCTGCATCTGCAATTCCGGCTTCATTCTTAGTGCTGGGGTGTGTGTCCCTCATTCAGAGTGTGGCTGCAGCTTCGAGGGTCGCTACTACCGCTCTGGAGAAACTGTAATACTAGATGAGGACTGTGGAAGACGTTGTAGCTGCAGTCATGGCTCCATGACCTGTCACTCCCATGGTTGTGGTCCCCTTGAATCATGCAAAgtggaggaaggagaaagaagTTGTAGACCTAACAGCTATGCATCATGCTGGATCAGAGGCCCAGGGTCATATCACACATTTGATGGACTGACATATCAGTATCCTGGGGCATGTCGATTGACCCTGGCCAAAGTGATGGGATTGTCTGGTCACCCACACTTTGTCgtgacagcagaaaaagagcCCAGAGGCCAACAAGGTTTTGCCCGATTGCTTAAGTTTGAGGCAGAGGGAACACACGTATCCATTGAGATGTCAAGTAGCAGTAGAATTCAG GTTGACGGTCGACGGATCAGACTACCATTCAGCTCAGCATCCAACCAAATCCAAGTCTACCACAGCAGCGTTCACAGTATCATCCTTCGCACCTCCTTTGGTGTAACTGTGCAGACAGTTTGGCCTCACTTTGTGCGTGTCACTGCACCTGGTATCTACAATGGCTCTCTAGGTGGTCTCTGTGGTAATTACAATGGTCACCCACATGACGATTTCCGCACACCCAATGGCATCCTGGTCAACAGCTCTCAGGTGTTTGGGGACAGTTGGCGAGATGGCTCCCTGGCTGCACACTGTGTGGAAAGTGTAAATAATAATTCTACCACAAATTACAATTCTAGTGAGTACTGTGGCATTCTTGGCTCTCCACATGGACCATTTGTCCCATGTTGGGCCACTGTGGACCCACAACAGCATGTGGATACATGTTTGGAGATCATAAGGACCTCTAGAGATCCAGCATCAGCACTATGTGAGGTCCTACGAGATTATGCACTGATGTGTCAACAGAACGGTGTTTCCCTAGGACAGTGGAGGAATGCAACTGACTGTG AGCAAACCTGCCCAGTAAACAGCCACTATCAACTCTGTGGAACCACCTGTCCTTCTGCCTGCCCCAGCCTCTCCTTCCCTTTCACTTGTGACACTGTGTGCCAGGAAGGTTGCCAATGTAATGATGGCTTCGTACTCAATGGCAACCAGTGTGTGCCACCAACAGCCTGCGGATGTTATCACCAAGGACGCTATCTGCAAGGTGGTGAACAGTTCTTGGATGGTGAGGAATGCCAGAGTCTGTGCAACTGTGATGGCACCACTGGGGTAGTCCACTGCATCCCCAACTCTTGTGGTCCCGAGGAGTCCTGCCGTGTGGTGGAGGGTGAGTATGGCTGCCATCCCAACCGTCATGGCACCTGCTCTGCCTCTGGAGACCCGCACTACCTCACCTTTGATGGCAAGGCCTATGACTTCCAAGGAACCTGCCATTATGTTTTGGCGACACTTTGTAATGACACACATGGGCTGAATCAATTTTCAGTGGAGGCTAAGAATGAACCATGGAATGGGTTGCCAGTTTCAGTCACAGCCGAAGTTTATGTGAATGTGTGGGGCTATCAAGTTCAAATTTCAAGGGAAAGACGTCATATGGTTCAA GTAAACGGTGAAACGAGAAATGTACCAGTTCTCTTGAATGGAGGTCGTGTGTCTATCTATAAAAGTGGATCTCGCACATTTGTCAGTGCTGATTTCGGCCTGACTGTCACCTACGATGGATCAAGTACAGTGTTTATCTCTGTACCTTCAAATTACAG TGGTCAGACCTGTGGACTTTGTGGAAACTTCAATGGAAATCAAAATGATGACTTCCAGACCCCGTCTGGAATGACGGTCTCCACTCCAGATGAGTTTGGGACATCTTGGAAGGTGGCAGGAAACTACACCTGCAGTGATGGGTGTGGTTCCTCCTGTCCACAATGCTCCAATGAGCTTCTAGCTAGAGCTCAGTGTGAGGTTATTCAAGCAGCTGATGGCCCCTTCAGCTTCTGCTACGAGCAGGTGGACCCAGCACCATATTtcaatgactgtgtgtttgatgtttgtgtgtctggaaATGAAGGCCAAGATCTTCTGTGCAGGGCCATTCAGGCATATGTCAGTGCCTGTCAATCTGCTAATGTTCGAATCTACCCTTGGAGGCAAAACACGACCTGCA GACTAGACTGTCCAGCCAACAGCCATTATGAGCTGTGTGGTACTGACTGTGGCCACACCTGTGCCAGCAGCATTGATGccacctgtgagcaggtgtgctCTGAGGGATGTTTCTGTGACGAAGGCTTTGTGAGGAGTGGGACAAGCTGTGTCCCTGTTGAAAGGTGTGGCTGCCAATACGATGGATACTACTATAAT GCTGGCGAGTCGTTCTGGACAGAGGGATGCTCCCAGCGATGTGAGTGCCACGCTCCCAATGACCTGCGCTGCTCTGCTGCGTCTTGCACTCCTGAACAGGAGTGCACCATCAGAAATGGCCAGTTGGGCTGTTTCGATGCAATGTCTACATGCACTGTGTGGGGGGACCCACACTACATCACCTTTGATGGGGCAGTGGCTCACTTCCAGGGCACATGCTCTTACATCATTACTGAAAGTGTGAGCCAAGGCACCAATGAGACACAGTTTCAGGTAATAGCCACTAATAATCACCGTGGCAACAACCGTGTGTCGTTTGTATCAGCAGTGGATATATACCTCTCAGATCCACCAGAGAGTGCATACATCAGGCTTGGACCCAACAAAAGAGTACAG GTAAATGGAAATGAGGTGTCTCTTCCCACCACTGCAGGAAGCTTAGCTCATGTAGAAAGGCAGGATGGCTACATAGTGGTCAAAGCCACTGACTTGATAGTCCAGTTTGACAGCCAGAGTACTTTAGTGGTCAGACTGGACAGAAATCATCAAAACAGAGTCACAGGGATGTGTGGAAACTTCAACAACAACCCAGCAGATGATAAAGTCTTGCCTAATGGCACATCAGCACAAAATGACAATGACTTTGGACACAGCTGGAAGGCACCCACGAGCCAACCAGG ATGTGGATCCACAGATGATGACAGTGGTGATGGACTGAACGACTGTCACTTTATGAGCGAATACTCTGAGCTCTGTAGTGTCATCACCAACACCAGCGGTCCATTCAGTGACTGTCACCTGCACTCTGACcctcagccttttttcacctcctGCATCTACGACCTCTGCCTCTACACTCCAGCCAATGGCATGCTGTGCTCTGCCGTCTCAGCCTATGAGAGAACCTGCTCTGTTTTAGGGCTGAACATCCCGGAGTGGCGCTCAGCTTTGCAGTGTG CTGAATCAGACCCCTGTGAAGATCTGGATTGCACAGAGTATGAGTGGTGTGGTGAGAAAGACGATGTTTACGGCTGCTTCTGTGATGAGCACCACCACCGACCCAACAATGAGAGCTACG ACTCGTCCATCACTTGTGTCAGTAGTTCAGGCACCATGTCAGTGTCGCGCTGCCAGCTGTTTGAGGCTGGCTTCCACCTTGGTGCCCTTCATCTCCGGGAGGACTCCTGCAGCGGGACTCTTCAGGACGGACGACTGATCTTCCACTTTAACAATGATGACCAGCTGTGTGGGACAGTTCTCAGG AGCAACGGGACCCATTTCAGCTATGAAAACACCATCCTGGGTGACGTGGACACTCATGATGGCCTCATCAGCCGTGAGAAGAGCATACGCCTGCACTTCAGCTGTGTATACCCTCTAACCCAGGCCCTGTCTATGGATGTGGGCATCAACCCTATAGAGAG CATTGTGAACAAGAAGCTTCCATCAGGCCTGGGTCAGTATCATTTGAGGATGATCCCCTACGAGGACGCCGGCTTCCACTTCCCCCTGACCAGTAACAGCAGCATAGAAATGGAAATAGACCAGAGGCTGTACATCGAGGTCCAGACAGAAGGGGTTGATGAACAGCAGATCGCCACGATTCTGGACTCGTGTTGGGCAACACCTTTAAATGACGCAAACTACCCTGTCCGCTGGGATCTCATCACTACAGA GTGTCCTAATCCTGCAGATGGTACAGTAGAGCTGATACAGAATGGCATCGCCACTGTGGCCCAATTCTCTTTCAGAATGTTCACCTTCACCAACTTCTCATCCATCTACCTGCACTGCCAGGTCCACCTGTGTCTTTTGAGAAACAACAGCTGCTCAGCT caTTGCTACCCGGGTTACCACACAAGGGTCGCAAGGGATATTTCCCTTCATGACACTGCAGCCATCTCACTAGGACCACTAATCCCGAAATCAG ACAAATGGATGAGAACGAGCGATGCTTCAAGCTATTTGAGCTCAGTGGTGACCTTGGCAGTCGGTTTGCTTACTGCCAAAATTCTGACCTAG